CGAGCAGACGCTGGACGAGGACAAAGATCTCGCCAAAAAGAATGCTCGCGAAGCCACTATCTGGATCGAGGGGCTGGACCGCATCAACAAGTTGGCGGGCGGAAGCCGCCGGCGTGGCGTCAACCTTTGCGTCGATCTGTCCGCGACACCTTTCTACATTCAAGGTTCTGGCAACGAGGTTGGGCAACCTTTTCCGTGGGTCGTGTCGGACTTCGGATTGTTGGACGCGATTGAATCCGGGCTGGTGAAGATCCCGCAGCTTCCCGCGCGCGATGTCAGCGGCGCCGAGGAAGCGGCATATTTCAACATCTGGCGATGGGTTCAGGCCAAAGCGAAGGAGGACGGTTTCGGCACGAACGTCACGCCCGAAATCGTGATGAACTATGCCAGTGCGCCGATCAATCTTCTCGCCGCCGAATGGCATCAGCGATTTGTTGAATGGGAGCAGTTCGCCAAGGCGCAGCACAAACATCCGGTGCCGCCGGTATTCATCGTCGTTTGCCGGGACACCGCAGTCGCGCGTGAAGTGCATACATGGCTCGCCAAAGGCAAAGACAGCTATGGCGTCGCCCCGGCATGGTTTCGCAATTCGCCCGGCCATGAAGTGACGGTGCGGATCGACTCCAAGGTGATCGAGGACATTGAGGAAGGCGGCACCAAGGAAGAAACCCGCCGCCTCCGCTTCATTCTTGATACCGTCGGCAAGGCGGAATGGCCCGGCGGCAAGGTGCCAGACGAATGGGCCGAGCTAGTCCGAAAGCACAATGATAAAGCGGCGAGCGACGATAATGACGGCTCGCTCAAGTGGATCGACGAGCGCATTCCGCCGGGCCGTGACGTGCGTTGCATCGTGTCCGTTGCCATGTTGGCGGAAGGCTGGGACGCAAATACCGTCACACATATCGTCGGCTTGCGCCCGTTCGGCTCGCAACTCCTCTGCGAACAGGTCGTCGGGCGGGCGCTCCGGAGAAAGAACTATGCGCTCAACGAGGAAACGCAGATGTTCGCCGAGGAAACCGCGAAGGTTTTCGGCGTTCCGTTCGAACTGATCCCGTTCAAGGTGTCGCCGCCAGGCCCGACGCCTCCGCAGCCTGACCCGAACCACATATATTCCGTGCCGGAGAAGGCTGAGTTCGAAATCACTTTTCCGGTCGTCACCGGGTATCACCAGTCAGGCCAATTCGATGTTTTCGTGGATTGGGCGCAGGTGTCGAAAGTCACCATCGATCCAATGAAGATTCCACAGATTGTGGAGTTGACCCCGCTCACCACCCCGGATGGCACGCTCGCTGCCTATGGCCCCGGCGAAAAACCCATTCTGTCCTTGAAAGAATGGCGGGCGCTGTTCCGCGAGCAGCAGGTGGCGTTCCGGCTCGCTAAAGAAATCTGCACCCGCTGGGCTGCCGACAATGGCGCGGCTGCCGTGCCGATGCAGGTATTATTTCCCAAGGTAGCGTTCGCCGCCAAACGCTTCCTGGCGGAAAAGCTCGACCGTAAGGGCGACAGCCAGCCATGCGACGTTCTCTTGGTCGGCGAATATATGCAGGCCGCCATTGGTTCGCTCTTGGAGGCAATCAAGAAAGGGGCTTCGACATCGGACGCGGAAGTGGCTGTGATCCCCCAAGGCGCTGCCGGCCGGGGCAGCACGCTTTACGTCGACTTTCACACCACCAAACCGATTTACCCGGTGACGCACTGCCACCTCAACGCGATGGTCGCTGACACGAAAAAATGGGAGCAAAGCGCCGCCTTTCTTCTCGACAGTCATCCCGGCGTTCGTCGTTGGGTGAAGAACGATCGGCTTGGATTGTTTATTCCATATCGCAATCGCGGCGTTCCGACCCGCTATATCCCTGACTTCATCGTGATGACGGACAAGGGGTTGAATGTCATCGTTGAAATCAAGGGACAGGTTACGGATAGCGCGGATGCAAAGGCAAAGGCCGCGATTCGGTGGGTGAACGGCGTTAATCGGCTCGGAACCCAAGGTGAGTGGGCTTATATGTTCGTCACCGATCCGGGCCGAGTTGGCGAAGAACTAAACGCTTATACCGAGGCAAAAAGCACGGCCGCTCCGTTCGAGCTAACTGGTTGACGTTCGGGATGGGCTGACGCCGTGTTTTCGGTGGCACCGCATCAGCGCCATCGACATGACACGCTTTGCCAAGCGGCCAGCGGCTGTATCGTCGAGTTCGCCAGCGGTCTCGTGCGCGATGTCGGTCAGCCGCATGGCGGCCTTTAGCAACGACCGCAGGCTGGGCGGCGTTCGGGAGCACCGCAGATAGTCGTAATAGCGTGCCGAATGGCCGAGATAGTCGGTCGAGAAGGTGGCATGATTCGGCGCACGGCCGGCATCGTTCAGGAATTGATATACTTCATCAAGGATCATCGGTGGCGCGCCTCCGGTTAGCAGCATCGTATTTACCAGCCGCCCCCAATCCGACACGCCCGATCGCTCGAGATAAATAGCTTTGCGAGCCGGCTAACATCCCCGGCAGCAAGGAAAACGCGATGCAATTATTCACACCACCGCTAACGAAGGCGGAGAAATACCGGGCAGAATGCGTCCGATGGATGACCGATTTCGAGCCCAACCTGTTCGTCACCTTCGCGATCAATCGCTGGGTCAGCATGGACGAGGCGCAACGGACATTCGAGGAATTTCACCAGCGACTTGATCGAAAGCTGCTTGGCCGTTCATATTTCGAACGTGCAGGCGATCGCACCGTCTATATCGCTGCAATCGAAAAGCCCGACACAAACATTCACATCCACGCGCTATTCCGCATGACAGCGGAGCAGGCCGCGGGTTTCGGAGATATCGCACCCGGCATCTGGACGAAACTGGTGGCGGCCGGAAATCTCGACATTCAGGCGGTCCGTCATACCGAAGGGGCGGCGCGCTATGTCACGAAGGCGTTGCGCCCTGAAACCAGCGACCGCCTGCTGATCCCACCGCACATGGAGACGACGACAAAGATCGCTGCCTAACGGGAGGACTGCCGCAACGCGAGGTCCACGGCTGACGAAGCCATCCTGTTCAAGCGGGTGCCGGTGACGGACCCGCAGTGATATCTATCACCAAATGATATTGAAGATGAAGAATATCAAGTAATGACTGAAAGTCAATAACGCTTTAGATAGATAGATCAAAAGAGCGATAAAGCCGTCAATAGATATTCCGTTACCACCCCCAAACGGCTCAAGAACCGTGGCGATGGTGACGGAATTATTTTTGACCGAATTTCCGCATCCAGACCCCAATCATCGGTCGCTCTTTTGATCCTCGACATTACGGCTCGATCTGTCCGAAACCAGATAGGAGCCGTCCATGTCAATCCTCAAGTCCTTGAAGCTGGCTGCCGCTGCGCCGGCTCTTCCCTCCAACACCGAATATGGCTTTCGCGCCAAGCTGTTGGGCTGGCTCGCCGAGCAGAAGGCGTTGGCGGAGGCGGAAATCACCGGCAAGCCGTTCACCGCGACGCGGCGCGTAACGCGGACCAATGACGCCGGCGAAAAGGTTCGCGTCGAAGCGCCGCGCCATGTCCGCAAGGGGTGGTTCACCGACACCGCTGGCAAGATGTTCATGCAGGTCCGTTACGGTGCGAAGCCGATCGAACTCGTGAAGGGCATGAATGCGGT
This portion of the Sphingomonas sp. FARSPH genome encodes:
- a CDS encoding BPTD_3080 family restriction endonuclease, which translates into the protein MPAAQQQVPPITVTEVESPIINSPFIEPQCHWLIERGKVPVKAEGRRRASYFYRVPEHSGRGRRSRAQAEMFESERGEEVELEIVNLIRERVKEWREGARSGGVAYDGASSVTKELLELWRSDERMQRLFFAQIEAAESIIFLVEAAEIYRKGTPEIPKDEPGLEAKAAGLRAFLRYACKMATGSGKTTVMGMLAAWSILNRVAAPRDDRFSDTVLIVCPNVTIRERLRELDPALGDLSLYRTRQLVPPHRMEELRRGEVMIANWHRLAKKETNTVNGDSAKVVKAGEPVEVVKNAGKANESVETKYFESDAAWFKRVRRELGSGKGRSPHWLIFNDEAHHAYRRGDAADGDEQTLDEDKDLAKKNAREATIWIEGLDRINKLAGGSRRRGVNLCVDLSATPFYIQGSGNEVGQPFPWVVSDFGLLDAIESGLVKIPQLPARDVSGAEEAAYFNIWRWVQAKAKEDGFGTNVTPEIVMNYASAPINLLAAEWHQRFVEWEQFAKAQHKHPVPPVFIVVCRDTAVAREVHTWLAKGKDSYGVAPAWFRNSPGHEVTVRIDSKVIEDIEEGGTKEETRRLRFILDTVGKAEWPGGKVPDEWAELVRKHNDKAASDDNDGSLKWIDERIPPGRDVRCIVSVAMLAEGWDANTVTHIVGLRPFGSQLLCEQVVGRALRRKNYALNEETQMFAEETAKVFGVPFELIPFKVSPPGPTPPQPDPNHIYSVPEKAEFEITFPVVTGYHQSGQFDVFVDWAQVSKVTIDPMKIPQIVELTPLTTPDGTLAAYGPGEKPILSLKEWRALFREQQVAFRLAKEICTRWAADNGAAAVPMQVLFPKVAFAAKRFLAEKLDRKGDSQPCDVLLVGEYMQAAIGSLLEAIKKGASTSDAEVAVIPQGAAGRGSTLYVDFHTTKPIYPVTHCHLNAMVADTKKWEQSAAFLLDSHPGVRRWVKNDRLGLFIPYRNRGVPTRYIPDFIVMTDKGLNVIVEIKGQVTDSADAKAKAAIRWVNGVNRLGTQGEWAYMFVTDPGRVGEELNAYTEAKSTAAPFELTG
- a CDS encoding DUF6626 family protein, coding for MILDEVYQFLNDAGRAPNHATFSTDYLGHSARYYDYLRCSRTPPSLRSLLKAAMRLTDIAHETAGELDDTAAGRLAKRVMSMALMRCHRKHGVSPSRTSTS